The genomic stretch CAGACGGGCACTGACTCACCAGGACTCACGTCGTACCGTCAGAAGTCGCCCAGCAACAGCAGCTTCTTCTGCGGCTTGCCCATCGCGTTGCGCGGAATCGCCGCCACGAACCGCACCTCGCGCGGCCGCTTGTGCACCGACAGGTGGGCGGCGACGAAGTCCGTCAGTTCCGGACCGGTGACGCCGTCGGCCACCACGAAGGCCACGATCCGCTGCCCGAGATCGGCGTCCGGCAGCCCCACCACCGCCGCTTCGCTCACCTTGGGGTGGTCCAGCAGCGCGTTCTCGATCTCTCCGGCGCCGATCCGGTAACCGCCCGACTTGATCATGTCGATGGAGGCCCGGCCCACGATCCGGTGGACCCCGTCGGCCTCGTCGACGGCCGCGATGTCGCCCGTACGGAACCACCCGTCCTCCGTGTACGCGGCGGCCGTGGCCTCGGGCCGGCCCAGGTACCCGGAGAACAGCGTCGGCCCGGTGAGCTGGAGCTCGCCGATCTCCGCGCCCGCCTCCGCCACGATCCGCGTACGGATCCCCCGGAGCGGAGTGCCGACCGTCCCGGGCCGCACCTCCCCGCCCGCGCGCCCGCTCACGGTGATCAGCGTCTCGGTCATGCCGTACCGCTCCACGGGCCGCAGCCCGGTCAGCCGCTCCAGGTCCCGGAAGACCGGCGCGGGCAGTGCGGCACTGCCGGAGACGAGCAACCGGGCCCCGCCCAGTGCGGCGGCGGAGGCCGGCACCCCCGCGATACGGGACCACACGGTCGGCACCCCGAAGTACAGGCTGCCCCCGGCCTCCGCGTACGCCTCCGGAGTGGGCCGCCCGGTGTGCACGAGACGGCTGCCGGTACGCAGGGCTCCGAGCACCCCGAGGACGAGACCGTGCACATGGAACAGCGGCAGCCCGTGCACGAGGGTGTCCTCGGCGCTCCACTGCCAGGCCTCGGCGAGGGCATCGAGATCGGCGGCCACCGCCTCGGAGGTGAGCACGACCCCCTTGGGCGGGCCGGTGGTCCCGGAGGTATAGAGAATCAGCGCCGGCCTCCCGGCCCCGGCCACCACCCCGTCCCCCTGCCCACCGTCGCCACGCCGTGCGAAGTCCACGTCGACGAGTACCGCGCCGGAGTCCCGCAGGATGTGCTCCCGCTCGGCCGGCCCCGCGTCGGGCGGCAGCGGTACGAAGGGCACCCCGGCCAGCAGCCCGCCGACGACGGCGGCGACGGTCTCCAGCGAGGCCGTCGCGGTCACCGCGAAGGCGGGCGCGCCGGCGACATCGGCAGCCACGGCACGGGCCGCGCCGAGCAGATCCTCATAGGAGGCGTTCCGCCCGGCCACCCGAAGGGCATCGCCCCGGTCCCCGAACACCCCGGTGAGCGCGGTCAGCACAGATCCCCCCACGAAGTCCGATCCATCAACGGCCCACCCTACGACCGCCCCCGACCCGGCCCGACCCAGCCCCGCCGGCGTTCGAGGCGCGAGGTCCGGGGCAGAGCCCCGGGAGCGGTCCGGGCGCAGCCCGGGGAACGGAGGAAGGGCGGGTAGGGAACACTTCCGCGCAGCGCGACCCAAACCGCGCAGCGCCCCCAACCCAGCCCATCCCCCATCCGCGCGTCAACGCGTCAGATCAGCCCCTGCGCCAGCATCGCGTCCGCCACCCGCTCGAACCCCGCGATGTTCGCCCCGACCACATAGTCCCCGGCGGAGCCGTACCGCTCGGCGGTCGCGTACGACACCGCGTGGATGTCCCGCATGATCCCCGCCAGCTCCGACTCGACCCGCTCCGCGCTCCACGCCACGCGCCCCGCGTTCTGCGCCATCTCCAGCGCGCTGACCGCGACCCCGCCCGCGTTCGCCGCCTTGCCCGGCCCGAAGGACACCCCGGCCGCCTGCAGCAGGTGAACCGCTTCCGGCGTGGTCGGCATGTTCGCGCCCTCCGACACCGCCCTGACCCCGTTCGCGATCAGTGTCCGCGCGTCATCGGCGGTCAGCTCGTTCTGCGTGGCCGACGGGAAGGCGACCTCCGCCGCCACGTCCCACACGCGCCCGCCCGGCACGAACCGCGCCGACGGGCCGCGACGCTGCGCGTACTCGCTCACGCGCCCGCGCTCGACCTCCTTGATCTGCTTCAGCAGCGCGAGGTCGATGCCCTTCTCGTCGATCACGTAGCCCTGCGAGTCGGACGCCGTCAGCGGGTTCGCACCGAGCTGCTGCAGCTTCTCGATCGTGTACAGGGCCACGTTGCCCGAGCCGGAGACGACGGCCGTCAGCCCGTCGAGCGACAGGCCCTTGACCGCCAGCATCTCGGCGGCGAACAGCACGCTGCCGTAGCCCGTGGCCTCGGGACGGATCAGCGATCCGCCCCAGCCCTGGCCCTTGCCGGTCAGGACGCCGGCCTCCCAGCGGTTGGTGATGCGCCGGTACTGGCCGAAGAGGTACCCGATCTCGCGGCCGCCGACGCCGATGTCGCCCGCGGGGACATCCGTGTGCTCGCCGATGTGACGGTAGAGCTCGGTCATGAAGGACTGGCAGAAGCGCATGACCTCCGCGTCCGACCGCCCGTGGGGGGCGAAGTCGCTGCCGCCCTTGCCGCCGCCGATGCCGAGGCCCGTCAGCGCGTTCTTGAAGATCTGCTCGAAGCCGAGGAACTTCACCACACCGATGTCCACCGACGGGTGAAAGCGCAGGCCGCCCTTGTACGGGCCGAGCGCGCTGTTGAACTCCACGCGGTAGCCACGGTTGACGTGGACGCGGCCACGGTCGTCCTGCCACGGCACCCGGAAGATGATCTGCCGCTCCGGCTCGGTGAGCCGCTCCAGCAGGGCCACGGCCGGCTCCGCGTACTCGGGACGTGCCGCGAACACGGGGGCCAGGCTGTCCAGGACCTCCCGTACGGCCTGGTGGAACTCGGGCTGGGCGGGGTTGCGGCGCTCGATGTCGGCGCGCAGCGCGTCCAGCCTGCCCTGCGGGTCCTTGGGGTCCGTCACGGTCTGTTCCTCCAGGTCTCGATGTGGGGACCGGCCCCGAGATGCGGCTCAAAGCTCCGGACCAGACTTCCGCATGGCGGAAGTCATCATCCGAAATCAGTCTCCAGCCGGAGGGTACCCCGCCCGCCGACCACGACCACGAGCCTTTCCGGCCTGCTCTCATCGGCACCCACTCCACCATGGCCGACTCGATCTTCGCTCCACCATGGACAGAACGACGGGGTAGGACATAGACAGGCCTTATGGACATCGCACGGGTCGCCGCCCTCGTCGCCGCGACGCTCACCACCGGCCTGATGGCGGGCCTCTTCTTCGCCTTCGACGTCGCGGTGATGCCGGCTCTGAAGCGCTCCGACGACCGGACCCTCGTCTCCGTCATGCAGCGCGTGAACACCTCGATCATCAACGGCTGGTTCCTGCTGGGCTTCCTGGGCGCGCTCCTGTTCACCGCCCTCGCACTGGCCCTGCACCTGCCCGCCGGCGAGCACGCTCCGGTCCCCGCGCTGGCGGGCGCCCTCGTTCTCTACGTGCTCGCCGTCGCGGTCACCGGCCGGGTGAACATCCCGCTCAACAACGCCCTGGAGGCGGCCGGCCCCGCCGAACGGATCGCGGATCCGGCCGCCGTGCGCACCGCGTTCGAGAAGAAGTGGGTACCCGCCAACCGCTGGCGTACCGCCCTGTGCACGGCGGCCCTGGCCTGCCAGTCCTGGGCTCTCCTGGTGGCCGCCTAGCCCCTCAGCGCCCGGCCCTGGCCACCCCCGGACGCCCCGGGCGCCCCGGTCGCCGCCGACGCACCCGCGGCCCGCCCGTACAGGACGAGCGCCCGCGCCAGGGCGGTCAGCGCCGCCGTGCAGAGCAGGGTGCGCACGATGTTCGCCGTCTCCCAGGTGCCCTTGAACTTCTCCACGACCGAGAAGTCGGTCAGCTTCGCAGCATCTCCCAGGTCAGCGAGTTCATTGTTGAGCGGAATGTTGACGACGAAGGTGACGACGAGGACGACGAGGTACGCCGCCGCGGCCAGCGAGGCCCACAACGCGACCGCGCGGCGCCCCGCCCTCGCCTCGACGAACGCCGCGGCGAAGGCGGCGAGCAGCGCGACGACGAACACCGTCCCGAAGAGCGGATTGCCGTCGATGACGGCGTTGAAGCTCTGCATCGCCGTGACGTACGTACGGTCGTCGGTCTTCGCCAGTCCCGGCATCACCGAGACGTCGAAGGCGAAGAAGAGCCCCGCCATCAGGCCGACCAGTACGGTCGACAGGACGAGCAGTGCGGTGGAGAGTCTGGTGCCGTTGGATCCCATCAGCTGTGCCCCCCGTATGCATGGATGTACGTGTACGCGTGTACGCCGCATTCCGAACCCGGGAGGCTCCCACCGCCTCCCGACGGCTGTCGATCGTGCCATCACCCGTGCCGTCCGGCCAGTGAATCCACCTCCGCACCCACTGAATCTCCGCACCCCTCTAACCCGCGGCCGCCGCCCCCGCCCGGTACTCCCGCGGGCTGATCCCCCGTACCCGCTTGAAGGCCGTCGAGAGCGCGAACGCCGAGCTGTAGCCGACCTGGTGGGCGGCCGAGGCGAGCGTCGTGGAAGGGTCGCGCAACAGGTCCGCCGCCAGCGCCAGCCTCCACCCCGTGAGGTAGGACATCGGTGGCTCGCCGACCAGTTCGGTGAAGCGGCGGGCCAACGCGGCCCGCGAGACGCCGACTTTGCGTGCCAGCGACTCCACGGTCCAGCCGTGGGCGGGGTTCTCGTGCAGCAGCCGCAGTGCCGGTCCGGTGACCGGGTCGTTCTCCGCGCCACCCCGGTCCGCGAGCCAGCCGCGTACGACGCCGATCAGCAGCAGGTCCAGGATCCGGTTCAGGACGAGCTCCTGGGCCGGTTCCGTACGGGAGATCTCCACGCCCAGCAGCCCGACCAGCGCGGGGTCCACCGGACCGGCCAGCACCCGCGGAAGCGCATTGAGCAGGCGGCTGCCGATCTCGCCCGGATGCTGGTAGGTGCCGCTCAGCATCACCGCCGACCCTTCCGCCGCCCCCCAGGTCCGTACCCCGAGGGCCATGGAGTCCGACACGTCCTCACCGCTGTCGACCCTGCTGCACCGCTGGTCCGGACCCACCCTGATCTGCAGGGGCGTGTCCTGGACATCGGCGATGGTGTACGGAACCGGCCCCCGCACCAGAGCCGCCTCACCCGGCGTGACGAGCACCGGCTCGCCGTCGTCGGGCATCAGCCAGGCCGATCCGTGCACCATCGTCATCACCGACAGCGGGGCCCGGTCCTCGATCCGGACCGACCAGGGCGGGTTGAACACGCACTTGATGAGGAAGGCCGATTGGGCCTTGGGGCCTTCGAGCAGAGCCGTCAGCGTATCCATCGGCCCATTCTCCCCACCGGTTCCCGGCCCGCCCACTCCCAACCCACCCGTCCCCCGGCCGCCGCCCACTCCCAACCCACTCACTCCCCGCCCGCCCGCCCACTCCCTACACGTCCCAGACCCCGCGGGCCGCCGCCTCCCGAGCGAAGTCCGAGAAGTCCCGCGGCTTGCGGCCCAGCACTTCCTCGACCCCGTCCACGAGGTGCGCGTTGCGCCCGTCCAGGATCAGCGTGAAGAGATCCGCGAACTCCTCCGGCAGCCCGTTCTCCCGCAGCACCGCCCGGTAGTACCCGTCCGAGACCGGTACGTACGAGATCTCGCGCCCGGTCGCCTTCGACAGCTCGGCCGCGACATCGGAGAAGCTGAGCAGCCGCGGGCCGGAGAGCTCGTAGGTACGCCCGATGTGCCGGTCGTCCCCGGTCAGCGCGGCGACCACCACGTCGGCGATGTCCTCCGCGTCGACGAACGGCTCGACGGCGTCGGCCGTCGGCAGGGCGATCTCACCGGCAAGCACCGGCTCCAGGAAGAAGCTCTCGTCGAAGTTCTGGTTGAACCAGGCCGCGCGCACCACCGTCCAGTCGGCCCCGGACTCCTTCAGCGCTTCCTCGCTCCGCTGCGCCGCCTCCTCGCCGCGCCCCGAGAGCAGCACCAGCCGGCGTACCCCGGCGGCCACCGCCGCCCGGGCGAAGGCTCCGACGTGCTCGGCGGCGCCGGGGAAACCGAGATCGGGGTAGTACGTGACGTACGCCCGGTCCACGCCCTCCAGGACCGGTCCCCAGCTCGCGGGCTCGTTCCAGTCGAAGGCCGGATCACCGGAGCGCGACCCGATGCGGACCGGGCGGCCCAGGGCGGTGAGCTTCTCGGCCACACGCCGACCCGTCTTGCCCGTGCCGCCGATGACCAGCGTGCGGAGGTCGATGTCGTTCTGCGTCTGCTGCGTCGTCTTCGTCATGGGGACCACTCAACTCCCCCGGCCTGAGACGGAACATCGCCGAGAAGCTCAACCACATACGCCTGCGTCCACGCCCGTGCCCACCCGGCCCCGAGCAGCCCCGCTCCTCCTCGGCACTACTCGGCACTACTCGGCACTACTCGGCGAGCGTGTGCTTCACGAGCGCGTTGGCGTGTCCGTGCCCGAGCCCGTGCTCGGTCTTGAGCCAGCCGACGAGCTCCATGTGCTTGGTCAGCGGCGAGGCACGGATGAGCTCCTGCCACTCCGCGATCGGACGGCCGTACTTCTTCTCGATGGAAGGGAAGTAACTGGCGGGGCCCTTCACCGGCTCGGTCATGACGATCCTCTTCCTTCTGGTGCACACGATGCGACGTACGAGGGGTAGACCGGGACCGCCACGAAAACTCATCGGCCCCACCCCATAAATATCGGATGCTCTTCACATGATGTGGACCGAACGCGCCGTCGCCCGGGCCGGCGTCCGCCTGATCTGCCGTGACTGGAACTCCCCCCACCCCACCTCCGCACCCCCCGTCGTCCTCCTCCACGGCCTCGCGGGCCACGCGGGCGAATGGGACGCCGCCGCCGCGCACCTGGCCGCGCACCACCGCGTGGTGGCGGTGGACCAGCGCGGTCACGGAGCCAGCGAGCGCCGCCCCGCGGACGTCTCCCGCGCCGCGTACGTGGCGGACGTGCGCGCCGTCTGCGAGCAGCTCGGCCTGCACCGCCCGGTGCTGGTGGGCCAGTCGCTCGGCGGACACACCGCGATGCTCACGGCCGCCGCGCACCCGGATCTCGTACGGGGCCTCGTGCTGGTCGAGGCAGGCCCCGCCCGGGCCGACCCGGGCACCCCGGAGGAGATCGGCGGCTGGCTGGACTCCTGGCCGCTCCCGTTCCCCACCCTCGCCGGGGCGCGCACCTTCCTCACCGGTCAGGGGCTGAACGGCGAGGCCTGGGCGGCCGGCCTGGAGCAGCGCGCGGACGGCTGGTACCCGCGCTTCGAGCGCTCGGTGATGGTCGGGGCCATCGCCGAGAACAGCACCCGCGACTGGTGGCCCGAGTGGCGCGCGGTCCGGTGCCCGACCCTGCTGGTCATCGGGGAGAAGGGCATCATCCCGCCCGAGGAGTCCGTCCGGATGCTCGACTCGACCGCCCCGTCCACCGTGACGACGGCGGTCTCCGTCCCGGGCTCAGGCCACGACGTCCACCTGGACCGGCCCGCCGTCGTGCACTCCCTGCTGTCCGCATTCCTCACGAAGCTCCAGCCGGAGTCCTGGCCGCATTCCTAGCCGGGGTCCCAGGCGGAGTTCCGGCAACCGGGTGGCCGTAGTGACCCCCGTCCGACCACGTCGTTCACCAGGACATGATCAAGCGCATCGTCACCACGGCCCTCCTCGCCGGTACCGCCGCCCTCACCATCGCCGCTCCCGCCATGGCAGCCGAGCCTCCGCTCGCCGACGCCGTCACCAGCACCGTCGCAGACGTCCCCCAGGACATCACGGGCCTGGTGCCCGGCCAGGCCGGCGACGACCTGACCGATTTCTCGGGCGCGTTCAACGCGTTCACCGCGGGCAACGCCCAGCAGACCGTCTCCAACGGCTGACCCACACGCTCACCCCCCCGTTATCTTTTTCGCGGTCCTGCAATGGGGCCGCTGGCCTCCGGGCCCGGTATGACTGTGTCCCCTCTGTCGAAGTGATGGCCTGGGGGGTGGTGTCGCCGGGGCCGTGGGGTGCCGTCGGAGATGCTGATGAGAGACCCGGCCACCGCCCGGTCCGGCGCAATGCCGGGCAGAGACGTGGGCGGCAGGTCTGCATAACGTGGATGCGCGAGCACGGTGCCAACGCCGAGGCCGGCCAGGTCAACCACCCGGGAGGGGTGCGATGTTAGACACCGGTGATGTGGGCGTCTTCCTGGGTATGGACGTCGGCAAGACAGCTCACCACGGCCACGGTCTGACGCCGGCGGGCAAGAAGGTCTTCGACAAACCGATGCCTACTGACTTCGGCTTTTCAGGGTGAGGGTGGTGCGTCGAGGGTCAGGCCGGTGCCGGCTATGAAGCCGTCGAGGGTGTGGGGCCGGTATTGAAGGCGTTTGAGGCGGTTGCGGACGAGGGCTTCGAGGCGGTCGAGGGCCATGACGGCGAGGTTGGCGAGGCTGCGTTTGACGTGGGCCCATACCCACTCGACTGGGTTGAGTTCGGGTGAGTAGGCGGGCAACAGGAACACGGTCAGCCATTCACGCTCGGCGACGAAGTCGCGCATCCTGCGGGAGACGTGGGTGTTCAGCCGGTCCCAGACCAGCACGATCGGTGCCCTGACCAGCTGGTGGACTCCGTCGACGAGCGCGATGAAGTCCCGCTCGCTCATGCTGCGACGTGTTCCCTTGCCCGCGGGATGGGTCCGTAGGCGGTGACACAGCCGGGTCCTCGAGCCTGGCCGCATCGCGATCAGCCCGGCCACCGACAGCCGTCCCGACCGCCGGCCGCTGATGGTGACGACCGGAGTCACTCCTCGCCGGCCCCAGGTACGCCCCCGGGGCGGCCTGCGGGTGAACCCGGCTTCGTCTTCGAAGCAGACGTAGCCCCCGCAGGCCGCCCTCGCCCTTTTACCTCCGGCCAGGTCGCCTCCCGCCACATACTCACGGCCTGCTCATCGCGTTCGGCGACCCGCCGGGCGGGGACCTGCGGGCTGAAGCCGAGCCGGTGCATCAACCGGGTAGCGCCCGAGACGCTGTAGGTGACGTGGAACTTCCGGCCGATCAGCGTGGCCACCCTCGACGCGGTCCACACCTGGTCCTCCACCCAGCCATGAGCGGCCGGGCCCTGCTCCAGATACGCGGCCAGCTTCTCCAGACACCGCGGGGACAGACGGCACCGTGGACCGCTCGGACCGCGGGAGGCCAGAGCCTGAACACCACCATCCCGCCACAACTGATGCCATTGATAAGCCGACTTCACGCTCACCCGAAGCCGCCGTGCGACCTCCGACGGATTGATCTTCTGCTCGAACAGCTCAGCCGCCTGCATACGAACCGTCTCCCGGCGCCGACGTCCCGCAGGAGTCAGCCCGCCCCCATCCGCATATTTCACACACCACGGATACAGCCACCCACCCAGACCCATCAGGGACTTCGCAAACATTCACCCCAAAGAGCTGAAGTCAGTAACAGCGAACCGAGACTGCGGGCCGTCTTCGACAAGCTGATCGCGAAGTTCGGCACGGTGCTGGTGATCGTGGACCAGCCCGCATCGATCGGGGCTCTGCCGCTGACCGTCGCCCGGGACGCGGGCTGCGAAGTCGCCTACCTGCCCGGCCTCGCGATGCGGCGGATCGCTGATCTGTATCCGGGCGAGGCGAAAACGGACGCGAAGGACGCGGCGGTGATCGCGGACGCGGCCAGGACGATGCCCCATGTCCTGCGTTCGCTGGAGCTGACCGACGAGGTCACTGCCGAGCTCACGGTGCTGACCGGCTTCGACCAGGACCTCGCCGCCGAAGCCACCCGCACCAGCAACCGGATACGCGGCCTGCTCACCCAGTTCCACCCCTCGCTGGAACGCGTACTCGGACCCCGGCTGGACCACCGGGCCGTCACCTGGCTCCTCGAACGCTACGGATCCCCGGCCGCTCTGCGGAAAGCCGGCCGCCGCAGGCTCGTCGAACTCATCCGCCCGAAGGCCCCGCGGATGGCCGTCCGGCTGATCGACGAGGTCTTCGACGCTCTCGACGAACAGACCGTCGTGGTCCCGGGAACCGGGACTCTCGACATCGTGATCCCGTCCCTGGCCGCTTCCCTCGCGGCGGTTCACGACCAGCGCCGGGCCTTGGAAGCGCAGATCAGCAGCCTGCTGGAGGCTCACCCTCTTCACCAGGTCCTGACCTCGATGCCGGGAGTCGGCGTCAGGACCGCTGCCGTCCTGCTGGTCACCGTCGGCGACGGCACCAGTTTCCCCAGCGCCGCCCACCTCGCCTCCTACGCCGGGCTCGCGCCGACGACGAAGTCGTCCGGGACCTCGATCCACGGCGAACACGCACCCAGAGGCGGAAACCGGCAGCTCAAACGCGCCATGTTCCTCTCCGCCTTCGCCTGCATGAACGCCGACCCGGCCTCCCGCACCTACTACGACAGACAAAGAGCCCGCGGGAAAACCCACACCCAGGCCCTCCTCCGCCTCGCCCGCCAACGCATCAGCGTCCTGTTCGCCATGCTCCGCGACGGCACCTTCTACGAGTCCAGAACCCCCGCCGCATGACCACCCCAAACAGCCCCATACCCGGCACCACGTCCTTGACGAAGGACATAGAGACACCCCCCCGGACCGAACCGGTCCCGGGGGTTCGTCGCGTCCGGCCCCCTCGGCTACACCACCGCAACCGCCGCGACCTGAGTCAACCTCAGGCCGAGCGATATGATCACATTGCGGCATGACCACGACGAGGACCCTCTACCTGCTCTGCTCCGCCGCCCCGCCCGTCTTCGACGTGGCCCATGTCATCGAGGACGCCCAGTCCCGGGGCTGGGACGTCTGCCTCGGCCTCACCCCCACCGCCGCGCACTGGTTGTCCAACAGCCTCGACGGTCTCGCCGCGCTCACCGGCCACCCCGTCCGCTGGCAGTACAAACTGCCCGGCGAGCCCGACGTCTGGCCGACGGCCGACGCCCTGCTCTTCGCCCCGGCCACGTTCAACTCCGTCAACGCTTGGGCCCTCGGCCTGACGGACCGGTTCGTCGTCGGGGTCGCCGCCGAGGCCATCGGCAAGGGCACCCCCGTCGTCACCATGCCGTGCGCGAACGCAGCCCTCGCCGCCCACCCGCAGTTCGACCAGTCGCTGGCCGTCCTGCGCGGCGCCGGTGCCTCGGTCCTGTTCGGCGAAGGCGGATTCGTCCCCGGACCGGCCGGCCCCGACGCCCCCGCGCACTTCCCCTGGGCCGCTGCCCTGGACGCGGTGAACCGCACGACGGCGACGGGCTAGGGCGTGTCCGCAATGTCAGTTGGGGAGCCATAGCCGTAGGCAGGCAAGGGTGACCAGGGCTTTGTAGTGGCGGGCTCGTTTGTCGTAGCGGGTGGCGAGGGCCTTGTTCTGCTTGAGCCGGTTGAAGCAGCGTTCGACGACGTTGCGGCGCCGGTAGACCGCACGGTCGAAACGGCACAGGCTCTCGCCGCGCCGCATACGCCCGCTGATCTGGTCGACGCGCTCGGGGATCGTGCAGGCGATGCCGCGTCGCCGCAGGTAGGAGCGGATCTTGCGGGACGAGTAGCCCTTGTCGCCGACCACCCGCTCCGGCCGGGTGCGGGGCCGGCCGGGCCCGCACCGTTTGATGCGGATGCGGGCCATGACCGGCTCGAACTGCGTGCAGTCGTTCACGTTCCCGCCGGTGATCGTGAACGCGAGAGGCCGGCCCTGCCCGTCGCAGGAGAGGTGGATTTTCGTGCTCAGTCCGCCGCGGGAGCGTCCGAGTGCTTCGCCGGTCCAGGGCCCCCTTTTCGGGCCCCGGCTGCGTGCTGGTGAGCTCGCACGATCGTCGAGTCGACGCAGACGATCGTCCAGTCGACCTCGCCGATCGCATCCGCGTGCTGCTGGACGTGGGCCAGGAGCCGGTCCCAGGTTCCGTCGGCTGACCAGCGGCGGAACCGTTCATAGACCGTCTTCCACGGCCCATACCGTTCCGGCAGATCCCGCCAGGCCGCACCCGTGGACAGCTTCCACAGGATCCCGTTGAGGACCTGACGCCGGTCTCGCACCGGACGACCCATCCGGGGCGGAGCCAGCAACGGCCCGATGACATCCCAGGCCTGATCAGTCAGTTCATGACGTCGCACCACGAACGGAGTAACGACCGATCGACATTGCGGACACGCCCTAGGCCACCGGGGCGCCGGCTACTCCCCTACTCCCCGGTGGTCCCGTCGATCGCCTCGCGCAGCAGGTCCGCGTGCCCGTTGTGCCGGGCGTACTCCTCGATCATGTGGGCCAGTATGTAGTGCAGGGAGTAGGCCTGGTCCCCGTAAGAGCCGGTCACGCCCAGGGACTCGGCCGCGTCCACGATCGCCCGCGAGCGCGCACAGGTGTCCTCCCAGACCTTGAACGACCCGGCGACATCGGCGTCGTCCACGTCGAACTCGGCCCACTCCCCGGCCTCGTTCTTCCCGAAGTACCCGCGCACGTCCTCGCCGCCCACGACATTGCGGAACCAGCCGCGCTCGACCTCCGCGAGATGCCGTACCAGCCCGAGCAGGCTCAGCCCCGACGGGGCCACCGCCCTGCGCCGCAGCTGCTCGTCCGACAGCCCGGCGCACTTCATCATCAGGGTGTCCCGCTGCCACTGGAGAACGCTGGTCAA from Streptomyces sp. NBC_01264 encodes the following:
- a CDS encoding AMP-binding protein — its product is MLTALTGVFGDRGDALRVAGRNASYEDLLGAARAVAADVAGAPAFAVTATASLETVAAVVGGLLAGVPFVPLPPDAGPAEREHILRDSGAVLVDVDFARRGDGGQGDGVVAGAGRPALILYTSGTTGPPKGVVLTSEAVAADLDALAEAWQWSAEDTLVHGLPLFHVHGLVLGVLGALRTGSRLVHTGRPTPEAYAEAGGSLYFGVPTVWSRIAGVPASAAALGGARLLVSGSAALPAPVFRDLERLTGLRPVERYGMTETLITVSGRAGGEVRPGTVGTPLRGIRTRIVAEAGAEIGELQLTGPTLFSGYLGRPEATAAAYTEDGWFRTGDIAAVDEADGVHRIVGRASIDMIKSGGYRIGAGEIENALLDHPKVSEAAVVGLPDADLGQRIVAFVVADGVTGPELTDFVAAHLSVHKRPREVRFVAAIPRNAMGKPQKKLLLLGDF
- the gdhA gene encoding NADP-specific glutamate dehydrogenase, with the protein product MTDPKDPQGRLDALRADIERRNPAQPEFHQAVREVLDSLAPVFAARPEYAEPAVALLERLTEPERQIIFRVPWQDDRGRVHVNRGYRVEFNSALGPYKGGLRFHPSVDIGVVKFLGFEQIFKNALTGLGIGGGKGGSDFAPHGRSDAEVMRFCQSFMTELYRHIGEHTDVPAGDIGVGGREIGYLFGQYRRITNRWEAGVLTGKGQGWGGSLIRPEATGYGSVLFAAEMLAVKGLSLDGLTAVVSGSGNVALYTIEKLQQLGANPLTASDSQGYVIDEKGIDLALLKQIKEVERGRVSEYAQRRGPSARFVPGGRVWDVAAEVAFPSATQNELTADDARTLIANGVRAVSEGANMPTTPEAVHLLQAAGVSFGPGKAANAGGVAVSALEMAQNAGRVAWSAERVESELAGIMRDIHAVSYATAERYGSAGDYVVGANIAGFERVADAMLAQGLI
- a CDS encoding DUF1772 domain-containing protein; translated protein: MDIARVAALVAATLTTGLMAGLFFAFDVAVMPALKRSDDRTLVSVMQRVNTSIINGWFLLGFLGALLFTALALALHLPAGEHAPVPALAGALVLYVLAVAVTGRVNIPLNNALEAAGPAERIADPAAVRTAFEKKWVPANRWRTALCTAALACQSWALLVAA
- a CDS encoding anthrone oxygenase family protein codes for the protein MGSNGTRLSTALLVLSTVLVGLMAGLFFAFDVSVMPGLAKTDDRTYVTAMQSFNAVIDGNPLFGTVFVVALLAAFAAAFVEARAGRRAVALWASLAAAAYLVVLVVTFVVNIPLNNELADLGDAAKLTDFSVVEKFKGTWETANIVRTLLCTAALTALARALVLYGRAAGASAATGAPGASGGGQGRALRG
- a CDS encoding AraC family transcriptional regulator, coding for MDTLTALLEGPKAQSAFLIKCVFNPPWSVRIEDRAPLSVMTMVHGSAWLMPDDGEPVLVTPGEAALVRGPVPYTIADVQDTPLQIRVGPDQRCSRVDSGEDVSDSMALGVRTWGAAEGSAVMLSGTYQHPGEIGSRLLNALPRVLAGPVDPALVGLLGVEISRTEPAQELVLNRILDLLLIGVVRGWLADRGGAENDPVTGPALRLLHENPAHGWTVESLARKVGVSRAALARRFTELVGEPPMSYLTGWRLALAADLLRDPSTTLASAAHQVGYSSAFALSTAFKRVRGISPREYRAGAAAAG
- a CDS encoding NAD(P)H-binding protein; the encoded protein is MTKTTQQTQNDIDLRTLVIGGTGKTGRRVAEKLTALGRPVRIGSRSGDPAFDWNEPASWGPVLEGVDRAYVTYYPDLGFPGAAEHVGAFARAAVAAGVRRLVLLSGRGEEAAQRSEEALKESGADWTVVRAAWFNQNFDESFFLEPVLAGEIALPTADAVEPFVDAEDIADVVVAALTGDDRHIGRTYELSGPRLLSFSDVAAELSKATGREISYVPVSDGYYRAVLRENGLPEEFADLFTLILDGRNAHLVDGVEEVLGRKPRDFSDFAREAAARGVWDV
- a CDS encoding DUF4287 domain-containing protein, with amino-acid sequence MTEPVKGPASYFPSIEKKYGRPIAEWQELIRASPLTKHMELVGWLKTEHGLGHGHANALVKHTLAE
- a CDS encoding alpha/beta fold hydrolase gives rise to the protein MMWTERAVARAGVRLICRDWNSPHPTSAPPVVLLHGLAGHAGEWDAAAAHLAAHHRVVAVDQRGHGASERRPADVSRAAYVADVRAVCEQLGLHRPVLVGQSLGGHTAMLTAAAHPDLVRGLVLVEAGPARADPGTPEEIGGWLDSWPLPFPTLAGARTFLTGQGLNGEAWAAGLEQRADGWYPRFERSVMVGAIAENSTRDWWPEWRAVRCPTLLVIGEKGIIPPEESVRMLDSTAPSTVTTAVSVPGSGHDVHLDRPAVVHSLLSAFLTKLQPESWPHS
- a CDS encoding IS630 family transposase (programmed frameshift), whose product is MKYADGGGLTPAGRRRRETVRMQAAELFEQKINPSEVARRLRVSVKSAYQWHQLWRDGGVQALASRGPSGPRCRLSPRCLEKLAAYLEQGPAAHGWVEDQVWTASRVATLIGRKFHVTYSVSGATRLMHRLGFSPQVPARRVAERDEQAVSMWREATWPEVKGRGRPGGGYVCFEDEAGFTRRPPRGRTWGRRGVTPVVTISGRRSGRLSVAGLIAMRPGSRTRLCHRLRTHPAGKGTRRSMSERDFIALVDGVHQLVRAPIVLVWDRLNTHVSRRMRDFVAEREWLTVFLLPAYSPELNPVEWVWAHVKRSLANLAVMALDRLEALVRNRLKRLQYRPHTLDGFIAGTGLTLDAPPSP
- a CDS encoding flavoprotein — encoded protein: MTTTRTLYLLCSAAPPVFDVAHVIEDAQSRGWDVCLGLTPTAAHWLSNSLDGLAALTGHPVRWQYKLPGEPDVWPTADALLFAPATFNSVNAWALGLTDRFVVGVAAEAIGKGTPVVTMPCANAALAAHPQFDQSLAVLRGAGASVLFGEGGFVPGPAGPDAPAHFPWAAALDAVNRTTATG